The Pararhizobium sp. IMCC21322 sequence CATTGACGAAGTCGAACGACCGGCCGCCAAAATCAGTTTTGATGAGACCCGGTTCAACAAGTTTTACCCTCACGCCAAATGGGGCCAATTCGTAATGCAGGGATTCTGACATGCCTTCGACCGCGAATTTGGTGCCGTGATAAAGCGTTCCTAGCGGGAAGGTCATCTGCCCGCCAATGGACGAGATATTGATGATGGTGCCGGATGCATTGGCGCGAAAATGCGGCAGCAGCGCTTTGGTGGTTGCCAACAGACCGATGACATTGGTTTCGAACTGACGCCGGATGCGGTCCATCGGAAAGGCTTCCAGAGGTCCGTAAGCGCCATAACCTGCATTGTTGAGCAGAACGTCAATTTTACCAAACCGCGCCAAGCCCTGTTCGACAGCTTGCGCAATAGACGCTTCATCCGTCACATCCAGTCGCGTTACCAGAACATTGTCGAGTTGCGTGAGTTCCTCCTCTTTATCAGGGGCGCGCATGGTTGCGATGACATTCCAGCCATTGGCCTGAAACAGTTTGGCAGTTGTCTTTCCAATTCCCGAAGACGCGCCGGTGATGAGTATAGTCTGTGTCTTGGTCGGCATAATGGAGTGTTCCTTCAAAAGATTTTGCTATCTGATTTGTGCTCTCAGAGGTTCTGGCCGCCAGAAATCTCTATGCGTTGCCCGGTCATCCATTGATTGTCACCCACCAGAAGACTGGTAATGGCTCCGCCAACATCATCTGGAAGGCCAACGCGGCCCATGGCTGTTGTGGACGCGACAAATTGATTGATTTCAGGATTATCCCGCACCATACCGCCGCCAAAATCTGTCTCAATGGCTCCAGGCGCAATGGTATTGACGGTGATACGGCGTACGCCAAGTTCGCTTGCCATGTAGCGGGTCAGCACTTCCACCGCGCCCTTCATGGCGCCATAGGCCGAGAAACCAGGCATGGTGAATCGGGCAAGGCCCGTGGATAGGTTCACAATGCGCCCGCCATCATTAATCAGGGAAAGCAGCCGCTGGGTGAGGAAGTAGACCCCTTTGAAATGCATGTTCATCAAAGTGTCGAAGTCGTCTTCACTGGTGTCTGCAAAGGGCTTGTTGATGCCGATACCGGCATTGTTGACCAGAAAGTCAATTGTTTCGCGTTGCCAGGTCTGTGCCAATGCAGCCGTCAGGCTTTTGGTGAAATCGGCAAATTGACTGGTGTTTCCAGTATCCAGTTGCAAGGCAACAGCCTTGCCGCCTTGGGCCTGAATCTCGGAGACAACCGCCTCTGCCGCTTCGCTGTTGGAAAGATAGGTCAGAACTATGTCGACATTCCTGTCGGCGAGACGAAGAGCTGCGCTGCGCCCAAGACCGCGACTGCCGCCTGTAATCAATGCAATTTTGCGTGTCATCATATGCTCCAGCTTTGTGATGAAGCAGATTTAAGCCATGCAGATCTTCAATGCCTGCCCTTTTCTCCACATTATGTGCCTATTTCTCCAAAGAGCAGGATTTTATAAGTAATTCTGGAGTGAGCGCTCTATAAAAGACACTGAATTGGAGAGACGTATCATGCTGGATCACTTTGCCCAGACCGTTTTGACATACTTTGATAAAAACGGCTCAGAAGCTGAGCCTTGCCTGACCGATGTGCCGGGTTTGGTCGCTTTGTCCAATCGGAAACCAACCAGATTGGAAGGCATGCTGTACAATCCGGTTATTTGCCTGATTCTACAGGGTCGCAAGGAAACTTACATTGGTGACCGCAAGCTGAGTTTTGGCCAGGGAGAGTCGTTGATTGTCTCCCATGATCTTCCGGTTATGGCGCAGATCACTGAAGCCAGCCTGACAGCGCCCTACATTGCCGTTGCCCTGTCCATCGATCTGCAGATTATTCGCAGCCTTTATGATCAGATCGATGATCTGGACGATTTGCAAAGCCAATTCTGCGCCATGGATGCTGCGAAGGCCGACAATGAGTTAGTGAGCGCATTTGGCAGGCTTTTCGAGTTGGTGGACAATCCGCTAGAGGCAAAAGTCATGGTGCCGCTGGTTCTGCGGGAAATCCATTTTCGCATTCTTCTGGCCAAAAATGGCGGCATGCTGCGGCAATTACTGATGCGCGACAGCCATGCCAGCCGCATCGGCAAGGCCATTGACCGCATCAGACAGGATTTCGCCGCGCCGCTTTCTGTATCAGAGCTGGCACATATTGCGGGTATGAGCACGTCCTCGTTTCATGAGCATTTCAAG is a genomic window containing:
- a CDS encoding SDR family oxidoreductase, with translation MPTKTQTILITGASSGIGKTTAKLFQANGWNVIATMRAPDKEEELTQLDNVLVTRLDVTDEASIAQAVEQGLARFGKIDVLLNNAGYGAYGPLEAFPMDRIRRQFETNVIGLLATTKALLPHFRANASGTIINISSIGGQMTFPLGTLYHGTKFAVEGMSESLHYELAPFGVRVKLVEPGLIKTDFGGRSFDFVNDETMAEYQPTVQKLFESWGSNAEASEPSVVAEIIWSAAIDGTGILRYRAGPDADALLDARKQQDDATFIGNMKAMIGL
- a CDS encoding SDR family NAD(P)-dependent oxidoreductase; this translates as MTRKIALITGGSRGLGRSAALRLADRNVDIVLTYLSNSEAAEAVVSEIQAQGGKAVALQLDTGNTSQFADFTKSLTAALAQTWQRETIDFLVNNAGIGINKPFADTSEDDFDTLMNMHFKGVYFLTQRLLSLINDGGRIVNLSTGLARFTMPGFSAYGAMKGAVEVLTRYMASELGVRRITVNTIAPGAIETDFGGGMVRDNPEINQFVASTTAMGRVGLPDDVGGAITSLLVGDNQWMTGQRIEISGGQNL
- a CDS encoding AraC family transcriptional regulator, with product MLDHFAQTVLTYFDKNGSEAEPCLTDVPGLVALSNRKPTRLEGMLYNPVICLILQGRKETYIGDRKLSFGQGESLIVSHDLPVMAQITEASLTAPYIAVALSIDLQIIRSLYDQIDDLDDLQSQFCAMDAAKADNELVSAFGRLFELVDNPLEAKVMVPLVLREIHFRILLAKNGGMLRQLLMRDSHASRIGKAIDRIRQDFAAPLSVSELAHIAGMSTSSFHEHFKAITSSTPLQYQKDLRLLQARRLILEGDCTVSSTAFAVGYESPTQFSREYSRKFGIAPRSDRTNQQIAAQTA